One Pelodiscus sinensis isolate JC-2024 chromosome 24, ASM4963464v1, whole genome shotgun sequence DNA segment encodes these proteins:
- the NYAP1 gene encoding neuronal tyrosine-phosphorylated phosphoinositide-3-kinase adapter 1, producing MTTSPQEALISAFLHFIEERGSWAYGALSQTCQAGHPLRGDMNLLYRKSKLEWRQHKDDEAKKGSTKDPGAGKLRDVASFRRHFRMGFMTMPASQEHVPHPCASGMAPRSLSCHSVGSMENGEGATGARKPPAKPQRHPSTKLSVPGEAPAAELGGSRKTGPQKSFSESRELGRKVPPQKPKRSPNTHLSVSFDETYSRPLVTPPGGGPPPRFSRAFSHGYAKSSDPEDEEPVYIEMVGDVFRGAGVPQPPPPVLDEDSDDSEAIYEEMKYPLPEEAGEGRADGLPSSPHPRQAKRLGAPASPCDIPPPFPNLLQHRPPLLAFPQGKGHKAGSQEASKLPVPCHTKEAPATSHPPSHQVLAPSGRARSHSTPLPPQPAGQPKVEKELPSSHSMICPPAKPMPSLLPVPQPAKDKPAVSYTMVYSAVKVTAHAVLPAEHKAEKEISVLHGMLCTRPATVPVCKPAQRPEPPLGMLWTYPASCGALKRPPAYESIKGAATKACGATPPTGNLQLHDRGAFASIACSHVVAGTEEEMLGVGWALQRKGLFGNRKGKGPEKPMEGARVWNGNGEAPQKLEREEKAPAAMALSGIPIRAPGPEGTVPKLPGCRTGLPVPCQTFPACHRNGDLMGGYRLGRSASTSGVRHTTHTSRPCSHPKDTPSLGLPPLPPVPTVAQGAQQRDGKLLEVIERKRCVCKEIKARHRPQRSFCKQESMPILPSWRRPTDTRKAGTPPCRRQQTVLWDTAI from the exons ATGACCACGAGCCCCCAGGAGGCCCTGATCTCTGCCTTCCTGCACTTCATCGAGGAGCGGGGCAGCTGGGCGTACGGGGCGCTGAGCCAGACCTGCCAGGCGGGACATCCGCTGCGTGGAGACATGAACCTGCTCTACCGCAAGAGTAAGCTGGAGTGGCGGCAGCACAAGGATGATGAGGCCAAAAAGGG CTCCACCAAGGACCCAGGAGCGGGAAAGCTCCGGGACGTGGCCTCCTTCCGCCGCCACTTCCGGATGGGCTTCATGACCATGCCGGCCTCGCAGGAGCATGTGCCCCACCCCTGTGCCAGCGGCATGGCGCCCCGTTCCCTCTCCTGCCACTCAGTGGGTAGCATGGAGAATGGTGAGGGGGCCACTGGGGCTCGGAAGCCCCCAGCCAAGCCCCAGCGCCACCCCAGCACCAAACTCAGCGTGCCAGGCGAGGCGCCGGCGGCAGAGCTGGGCGGCAGCAGGAAAACTG GCCCCCAGAAGTCATTCTCCGAGAGCCGGGAGTTAGGACGCAAGGTGCCCCCCCAGAAGCCTAAGCGGAGCCCCAACACCCATCTCTCAGTGTCCTTTGATGAGACCTACAGCCGCCCCTTAGTGACTCCACCAGGCGGAGGGCCCCCGCCGCGGTTCAGTAGGGCCTTCTCCCACGGCTATGCCAAGAGCTCAGACCCTGAAGACGAGGAGCCCGTCTATATTGAGATGGTGGGGGATGTTTTCCGGGGCGCTGGggtcccccagccacccccccctgTGCTGGACGAAGACTCCGATGACAGTGAGGCGATCTACGAGGAGATGAAATACCCACTGCCCGAGGAGGCTGGTGAGGGGCGCGCCGATggcctgcccagctccccccacccacgcCAAGCTAAGAggctgggggccccagcctccccctgtgacatccctcctccctttcccaaccTGCTCCAGCACCGTCCACCCCTTCTGGCCTTCCCCCAGGGCAAAGGGCACAAAgcggggagccaggaagcctccAAACTGCCTGTGCCATGCCACACCAAGGAAGCACCAGCCACTTCCCATCCACCCAGCCACCAAGTCCTGGCGCCCTCCGGTCGAGCCCGCAGCCACTCCACACCGCTGCCCCCGCAGCCCGCCGGGCAGCCCAAGGTGGAGAAGGAGCTGCCCAGTTCACACAGCATGATCTGCCCGCCGGCCAAACCGATgccctccctgctgcctgtgccGCAGCCAGCCAAGGACAAGCCGGCCGTCTCCTACACCATGGTGTACTCAGCTGTCAAAGTCACTGCCCATGCGGTGCTGCCAGCTGAGCATAAGGCAGAGAAGGAGATCTCCGTCCTCCATGGCATGTTGTGCACCCGCCCAGCCACCGTGCCCGTCTGCAAGCCAGCCCAGCgcccagagccacccctgggcatgctgtGGACTTACCCAGCCTCGTGCGGGGCTCTGAAGCGTCCCCCGGCCTACGAGAGCATCAAGGGAGCAGCCACCAAGGCCTGTGGGGCAACACCACCCACAGGGAACCTCCAGCTGCACGACCGTGGGGCCTTCGCTAGCATCGCCTGCTCCCACGTGGTGGCTGGCACAGAGGAGGAGATGCTGGGTGTGGGGTGGGCACTGCAGAGGAAGGGACTTTTTGGCAATCGGAAGGGCAAGGGGCCAGAGA AGCCCATGGAGGGCGCCCGGGTGTGGAACGGCAATGGCGAGGCCCCACAGAAgctggagagagaggagaaagcCCCGGCGGCAATGGCACTTTCTGGGATCCCCATTCGGGCCCCAGGCCCTGAGGGAACGGTGCCCAAGCTGCCAGGCTGCCGCACAGGGCTGCCTGTGCCATGCCAGACCTTCCCTGCCTGTCATCGCAATGGAG atCTCATGGGGGGTTACCGCCTGGGCCGGTCGGCCTCCACCTCCGGGGTGAGACACACCACACACACGTCGAGACCCTGCAGCCACCCCAAAGACACGCCCAGCCTG GGCCTGCCGCCCCTGCCACCGGTGCCTACGGTGGCGCAGGGGGCCCAGCAGCGGGATGGGAAATTGCTGGAGGTAATCGAGCGGAAGCGCTGCGTGTGCAAGGAGATCAAAGCCCGCCACCGGCCACAGCGCAGCTTCTGCAAGCAGGAGAGCATGCCCATCCTGCCCAGTTGGCGCCGCCCCACGGACACCCGCAAGGCGGGCACACCACCCTGCCGGCGCCAGCAGACAGTGCTATGGGACACGGCCATATGA